A window of Danaus plexippus chromosome 12, MEX_DaPlex, whole genome shotgun sequence contains these coding sequences:
- the LOC116772489 gene encoding uncharacterized protein LOC116772489 — MAHKVKTNHYVATHRSGVDSPSSGGFLHRASSRDENDSHRAPSERTLSEYTTIDERKRSPSGGEHRNGKRPNGSPRDSGSEVYVTSAAYRPPSEISRQSRAPRSVYSYRSAVAPSLASTHRSKVSRKAGVRVEAMSAPNPFCPNVKGMCCLMLLLNLGLILVTLGFVIVLQFFEPLFVWILGIVFLIFGFITLVGSLIYCVVLCRENPYPRYPDHFYWTHHWSKTIGPSEIHYSASEKPYRQTEHRYNKYNGKYSDRESAKGYSDRESKLSRY, encoded by the exons atggcgCACAAAGTTAAAACCAACCACTACGTCGCTACGCATAGGTCAGGGGTGGACTCCCCTTCCTCTGGAGGATTTCTACACAGAGCATCTTCAAGAGATGAAAATGACAGTCACCGTGCACCCTCTGAGAGGACGCTATCGGAATATACg acgATAGACGAACGCAAACGCTCGCCCTCCGGTGGCGAGCATCGAAATGGTAAGAGGCCCAATGGATCTCCAAGAGACTCGGGCTCGGAGGTGTACGTCACCAGCGCCGCTTACAGACCACCCTCGGAGATCAG TCGTCAGTCTCGAGCCCCTCGCAGCGTGTACTCCTACCGTAGCGCCGTGGCACCCTCCCTCGCCTCCACACACCGCTCCAAGGTCTCCAGGAAG GCCGGTGTCCGTGTGGAGGCGATGTCTGCTCCCAACCCTTTCTGTCCCAACGTGAAAGGCATGTGCTGTCTGATGCTGCTCCTCAACCTCGGCCTGATCCTCGTCACGCTCGGCTTCGTCATCGTCCTGCAGTTCTTTGAACCTCTCTTCGTCTG GATCTTGGGTATAGTGTTCCTCATCTTCGGGTTCATAACGCTGGTGGGAAGCCTCATCTACTGCGTGGTTCTGTGCAGGGAGAACCCTTACCCGAGGTACCCCGACCACTTCTACTGGACTCATCACTGGTCCAAGACCATCGGACCCTCGGAGATCCACTACAGCGCCAGCGAGAAGCCCTACAGACAGACGGAACAcagatacaataaatataacggAAAATATTCAGACAGAGAGAGCGCCAAAGGTTACTCAGACAGGGAGAGTAAACTCAGCCGGTACTAG
- the LOC116772257 gene encoding DNA topoisomerase 2 produces MADIKSMFNRMSNGTQNGTSEAAKGQKGAIEKIYQKKSQLEHILLRPDTYIGSVERSTETMWVYDKEKECMVQRELTYVPGLYKIYDEILVNAADNKQRDPKMDVIKIDINQEQNTISVYNNGCGIPVVMHKDEKMFVPTMIFGHLLTSSNYNDEEEKVTGGRNGYGAKLCNIFSTKFTVETASKQYKKHFKQTWGSNMTKASEPKVKESGKDDDFTKVTFSPDLAKFKMDKLEDDIVALMSRRAYDVAASTTGVKVYLNGERLKINKFKDYIDLYIKGKEDENGQPLKVVYEKVNDRWEVALTLSDRGFQQVSFVNSIATTKGGKHVDTVADSVVKNVLEVLKKKNKGGVNIKPFQVKTHMWVFINCLIVNPTFDSQTKENMTLQAKSFGSKCNFSEKFINAVTKSGLVESVLTWAKFKAQNELVKASGKKQSKLKGIPKLEDANDAGTKNAHLCTLILTEGDSAKTLAVSGLSVVGRDHYGVFPLKGKPLNVRDASHKQVLENVEINNLIKIVGLQYKKKYNTVDDLKSLRYGKVMIMADQDQDGSHIKGLIINFIHHNWPELLKLPFLEEFITPIVKATKKDKEFSFYSLPEFEEWKRETDNHHTYNIKYYKGLGTSTSKEAKEYFQNMDRHRIRFRYSGPTDDHHIELAFSKKGADQRKEWLTNHMDEVKRRKEIGLPERYLYTKETKAVTYSDFVNLELVLFSNGDNVRSIPSMMDGLKPGQRKVIFTCIKRNDKREVKVAQLAGSVAEHSAYHHGEQSLAMTIVNLAQNYVGSNNINLLEPRGQFGTRLCGGKDSASPRYIFTLMSPLTRLVFHPHDDPLLVHEFEDNQKIEPIHYVPILPMVLVNGAEGIGTGWSTKIPNYNPRDIVANIRRMLDGEDPVPMHPWYKNFRGTIESFGDKYVISGEAAILPNEKIEITELPVGTWTQNYKENVLEPMLGTDKVKPLISEYREYNTDTTVRFVVTLLPGKLAEVEAEGIHKVFKLQTTISMTCMNAFDHNNCLKKYDKVEEVLHEFYGIRLRYYARRKEWLEGQLQAEADKLSNQARFILEKCDKGLVVENKKRKVLVEELIKRGYAPDPIADWKKRASKMQGLTAVEEEPESEEELEQEEVKGKSADPEKVFQQLKEVKKFNYLLGMSMWMLTKEKKDELLKQRDQKLTELETLKAKTPAMLWREDLDSFLIKLDEVEEQERLDESNTNKKTSKALAANKKNRKSIMDIVPSDNGRRVEPKISEDLIKRIQAAEKAKIKKEVKKEYDPDDPTGVSPASGEKKPKGRVKKEKPEKTEKTDKPDKEGLKQTKLTFKKEPKKKKAALSNDSSDEMSVTSDVEITSAPAPRDRTIVRRAATKVQKYKDGSDESSDSEPELLDNKIDSDRDVPEPMSDDDFTVKKNNKKPAEMDSDCLFDSLIEDTKKEESAKNNEPIPTTVLSSDDDSVQETAPKKKQTKRKLMNVEKEKPKARKRPAKVVFSQSTDGEDEEAFETKKTKKKANPKKRQKKADSDSSCEEITRGRDKDKVYRFSDGSDSDL; encoded by the exons ATGGCTGATATTAAG tcaaTGTTCAATAGAATGAGCAATGGCACTCAGAATGGTACATCAGAGGCTGCCAAGGGCCAGAAAGGtgctattgaaaaaatatatcagaagAAATCGCAATTGGAACATATACTGTTACGACCCGACACTTACATAGGGTCGGTTGAACGTTCCACAGAAACAATGTGGGTCTATGATAAAGAGAAAGAGTGTATGGTCCAACGAGAATTGACATATGTACCAG gtttatataaaatatatgacgaAATATTAGTGAACGCTGCTGATAATAAGCAAAGGGATCCTAAAATGGATGTCATCAAAATAGACATTAATCAAgaacaaaatacaatatcaGTATATAACAACGGATGCGGGATCCCTGTGGTTATGCACAAGGATGAGAAAATGTTTGTGCCCACCATGATCTTTGGACATTTATTGACATCTTCCAACTACAATGACGAGGAAGAGAAAGTGACAGGAGGAAGAAATGGATATGGAGCAAAACTATGTAACATCTTCTCAACAAAGTTCACAGTGGAGACCGCATCCAAACAATACAAGAAACACTTCAAGCAGACATGGGGTTCCAACATGACAAAGGCCTCGGAACCCAAAGTTAAGGAGTCCGGTAAAGATGACGATTTTACAAAAGTGACTTTTAGCCCTGATTTggctaaatttaaaatggatAAGTTAGAAGACGACATCGTAGCGTTGATGTCACGGAGAGCCTACGACGTGGCCGCCTCTACGACGGGGGTCAAAGTTTATCTTAATGGAGAaagattgaaaataaataagttcaaGGACTATATCGATCTATACATTAAAGGCAAAGAGGACGAGAACGGCCAACCCCTGAAGGTTGTATACGAGAAAGTTAACGACCGGTGGGAAGTGGCTCTGACTCTATCCGACAGGGGCTTCCAACAAGTGTCCTTCGTGAACTCCATCGCCACGACGAAAGGAGGCAAACACGTCGACACTGTAGCCGACAGTGTGGTCAAGAATGTATTAGAAGTactgaagaaaaaaaacaaaggcGGCGTTAACATCAAACCGTTCCAGGTTAAAACTCACATGTGGGTATTCATAAATTGTCTGATCGTCAACCCGACCTTCGACTCACAGACCAAAGAAAACATGACTCTGCAGGCCAAGAGTTTCGGTTCCAAATGTAATTTCTCCGAGAAGTTTATAAATGCGGTGACAAAATCCGGTTTAGTAGAATCTGTCCTCACGTGGGCCAAGTTCAAGGCGCAGAATGAATTAGTTAAGGCGTCTGGAAAGAAACAGAGTAAGTTAAAGGGCATACCGAAACTAGAAGACGCTAATGACGCGGGTACCAAGAATGCTCATCTATGCACGTTAATCCTCACCGAGGGAGATTCGGCCAAAACTTTAGCCGTTTCTGGACTTAGCGTAGTCGGTAGGGATCATTACGGCGTCTTCCCACTGAAGGGTAAACCGCTCAACGTTAGAGACGCATCACACAAGCAGGTTCttgaaaatgttgaaattaataatttaattaagatcgTAGGCTTACAGTACAAGAAGAAATATAACACTGTGGATGACTTGAAGTCGTTGAGGTACGGCAAGGTGATGATTATGGCGGATCAGGATCAAGACGGGTCTCATATAAAAGGTCTCATCATTAACTTCATACACCACAACTGGCCGGAGTTACTCAAACTACCGTTCCTAGAGGAATTCATTACGCCCATAGTGAAAGCTACGAAGAAAGATAAGGAATTCTCATTCTATTCCCTGCCAGAGTTCGAAGAGTGGAAGAGGGAAACCGACAACCATCACACTTACAATATCAAATACTACAAAGGTTTGGGTACCTCCACATCCAAGGAGGCTAAAGAATACTTCCAGAATATGGACAGGCATAGGATCAGATTCAGATACAGCGGGCCCACGGACGATCATCACATCGAACTGGCCTTCTCAAAGAAAGGCGCCGACCAACGCAAGGAGTGGCTCACGAATCATATGGACGAAGTTAAAAGGAGGAAGGAGATCGGTCTACCggaaagatatttatataccaaggaGACTAAAGCCGTCACTTATTCAGATTTCGTCAATTTAGAGCTGGTTCTCTTTTCTAACGGCGACAATGTCAG ATCCATACCATCAATGATGGATGGTCTGAAGCCTGGCCAGCGTAAGGTGATATTTACGTGCATCAAACGTAACGACAAACGAGAGGTCAAAGTGGCTCAGCTGGCTGGTTCCGTAGCAGAGCACTCGGCGTACCATCACG GTGAACAGTCCCTGGCTATGACGATCGTTAACCTGGCCCAGAACTACGTGGGATCAAACAACATAAACCTGCTGGAACCGCGCGGTCAGTTCGGTACGAGGCTCTGTGGCGGCAAGGACTCGGCCAGCCCGAGATACATCTTCACGCTCATGTCGCCACTCACGAGACTAGTCTTCCATCCTCATGACGATCCGCTGCTAGTG CACGAATTCGAAGACAATCAGAAGATCGAACCCATACATTACGTACCAATCCTGCCCATGGTCCTAGTGAACGGTGCTGAAGGGATCGGTACAGGGTGGTCCACTAAAATACCAAACTACAATCCGAGAGACATTGTAGCTAATATCCG TCGAATGCTTGATGGCGAAGATCCAGTGCCAATGCATCCCTGGTACAAGAACTTCCGCGGAACTATCGAGAGCTTCGGCGACAAATACGTCATTTCCGGCGAGGCGGCCATTTTGCCAAACGAAAAGATTGAAATCACAGAGCTTCCTGTTGGCACTTGGACGCAGAATTATAAGGAGAACGTGCTAGAGCCTATGCTCGGTACAGACAAAGTTAAACCTTTGATATCCGAATACAGG GAATATAACACGGACACGACGGTGAGGTTCGTAGTGACCTTGCTGCCGGGCAAGCTGGCCGAGGTGGAGGCGGAGGGCATACACAAGGTGTTCAAACTGCAGACTACGATATCAATGACGTGCATGAACGCGTTCGATCACAACAACTGTCTCAAGAA GTATGATAAGGTAGAGGAAGTGCTACACGAGTTCTACGGCATTCGTCTACGTTACTACGCTCGCCGTAAGGAATGGCTAGAGGGTCAGCTGCAGGCGGAGGCGGACAAGCTCTCCAACCAGGCCAGGTTCATACTGGAGAAGTGCGACAAGGGACTCGTCGTGGAGAATAAGAAGAGGAAGGTTCTGGTGGAAGAACTCATCAAGAGAG GATATGCGCCCGATCCTATCGCTGATTGGAAGAAACGAGCGAGTAAAATGCAGGGATTGACCGCCGTGGAAGAGGAACCGGAGTCCGAGGAGGAGTTGGAACAAGAGGAAGTGAAGGGGAAATCAGCTGATCCTg AAAAAGTGTTCCAGCAACTGAAGGAAGTAAAGAAATTCAACTATCTCCTGGGAATGTCCATGTGGATGTTGACCAAGGAGAAGAAAGACGAGCTGCTCAAACAACGAGATCAAAAACTCACGGAGCTGGAAACGCTGAA AGCGAAGACCCCGGCCATGCTGTGGCGAGAGGATCTGGATTCCTTCCTCATTAAACTCGACGAGGTGGAAGAACAAGAGCGACTCGACGAGAGCAACACGAACAAGAAAACATCAAAGGCATTG GCCGCGAACAAAAAGAATCGCAAATCGATAATGGATATAGTGCCTTCCGACAACGGCAGACGAGTGGAGCCGAAGATATCAGAAGATCTCATCAAGAGGATACAAGCGGCGGAGAAGGCGAAGATAAAGAAGGAGGTCAAGAAGGAATACGACCCG GACGATCCGACCGGCGTGAGTCCCGCCAGCGGAGAGAAGAAGCCGAAGGGACGAGTGAAGAAGGAGAAACCTGAGAAAACGGAAAAGACAGATAAACCCGATAAAGAGGGTCTCAAACAAACCAAATTAACGTTCAAGAAGGAGCCCAAAAAG aaGAAGGCTGCTCTTAGTAACGATAGTTCCGACGAAATGTCCGTAACATCGGACGTGGAGATAACGTCCGCGCCCGCGCCCAGAGACAGGACGATCGTCAGAAGAGCCGCTACTAAG GTACAAAAGTACAAGGACGGTTCGGACGAGTCGTCGGATTCAGAGCCAGAGCTGCTAGACAACAAGATCGACTCTGATAGAGACGTTCCCGAACCGATGTCCGACGACGATTTCACCgtcaagaaaaataataagaaacctGCTGAAATGGACTCCG ATTGTCTATTCGATTCGTTAATCGAGGACACCAAGAAGGAGGAGTCGGCGAAAAATAATGAACCGATACCAACAACGGTCCTGTCGAGTGACGACGATTCAGTTCAAGAAACTGCTCCCAAGAAGAAGCAGACCAAGAGGAAGTTGATGAACGTCGAGAAAGAGAAGCCTAAAGCGAGGAAGAGGCCGGCCAAGGTGGTGTTCAGCCAGAGCACGGACGGGGAGGACGAGGAGGCCTTCGAGACTAAAAAG ACAAAGAAGAAGGCCAATCCGAAAAAACGACAGAAGAAAGCCGACTCGGACAGCTCTTGCGAAGAAATTACTCGCGGGAGAGATAAGGACAAGGTGTACCGCTTCAGCGACGGATCCGACAGCGATCTATAA
- the LOC116772291 gene encoding transmembrane protein 223, which produces MSVLSFASIALKRVQALKCLLYNNPIKPSIKPFSSVVTKTVHDVNTNVAKDVVLFKYENPKFYMYMNVFAIVQYMFWTYLGIFALKTLRDAPVDKSKITEDTPWFRRINLGENKYRNTLGTVAILIGTGSLAMIWLYTLKSVRYLILNKGGRHLTFITYGPFGKNRIMKVPVECVCSKESRKIARVQLPIKVKNTMMHYMLDMRGEFKNPMLFDSTAGLKRTW; this is translated from the exons ATGTCTGTTTTATCGTTCGCCTCAATAGCTTTAAAAAGAGTTCAAGCTCttaaatgtttactttataataatccaATAAAACCTAGTATAAAACCATTTAGTTCTGTTGTTACCAAAACTGTTCATgatgtaaatacaaatgttgCTAAAGATgttgtattgtttaaatatgagaatccaaaattttacatgtatatgaatgtattTGCAATCGTTCAATACATGTTTTGGACATACTTGGGGATATTCGCCTTGAAAACTCTGAGAGACGCACCGGTCGacaaatcaaaaataactGAAGACACTCCATGGTTCAGAAGAATTAATTTaggagaaaataaatacagaaatacTTTAGGAACAGTAGCAATATtaatag GCACTGGATCATTAGCCATGATATGGTTGTACACCCTTAAGTCAGTacgttatttaattcttaacaAAGGAGGGAGACATTTGACATTTATCACTTACGGCCCTTTCGGTAAGAACAGGATTATGAAGGTGCCAGTGGAATGTGTGTGCTCCAAAGAAAGTAGGAAAATTGCTAGAGTACAGCTGcctataaaagtaaaaaatactatgatGCATTACATGTTGGATATGAGAGGTGAATTCAAAAATCCAATGCTGTTTGATTCAACCGCTGGCTTGAAAAGGACATGGTAG